In one Sphingobacterium daejeonense genomic region, the following are encoded:
- a CDS encoding TonB-dependent receptor plug domain-containing protein, protein MRKLFTLTFVFLLSLTWLYGQNKTVTGTVKDSQSMMALPGVSVTISGQSAGTQTDEAGRFSLEAAPTDSLVFSFVGYVSQSVVVGEKAQINIFLDDENLALEEVVVVGYGTAKKVDLTGAIGSVKAAEIVKQPAMSAMQSIQGKVAGLNITASEAPGSTPQVNIRGLGTALGGRNPLYIVDGFPMDNLNSINPSDIESIDVLKDASSASIYGIRAANGVIMVTTKKR, encoded by the coding sequence ATGAGGAAGTTATTTACACTGACCTTTGTTTTCCTACTAAGCTTGACCTGGCTTTATGGACAAAACAAGACCGTCACTGGTACGGTAAAGGATAGTCAGAGCATGATGGCATTGCCTGGCGTTTCCGTTACGATCAGCGGTCAATCAGCAGGAACACAAACGGATGAGGCAGGCCGTTTTAGCCTAGAGGCTGCTCCTACTGATTCGCTCGTATTCTCTTTTGTAGGATATGTATCCCAATCTGTCGTCGTTGGTGAGAAAGCTCAAATCAATATTTTCTTAGACGATGAAAACTTAGCACTTGAAGAAGTAGTTGTGGTCGGGTATGGTACTGCGAAGAAAGTCGATCTTACCGGAGCAATTGGTAGTGTGAAAGCGGCTGAAATTGTGAAACAACCAGCTATGTCTGCGATGCAGTCTATCCAAGGTAAAGTAGCTGGATTAAACATTACTGCTTCTGAAGCCCCCGGCTCTACACCACAAGTAAATATTCGTGGTCTTGGAACTGCTCTAGGAGGTAGAAATCCATTGTATATCGTAGATGGTTTCCCAATGGATAACCTTAATAGTATTAATCCTTCTGATATTGAATCCATTGACGTATTAAAAGATGCTTCTTCAGCATCTATTTATGGTATCCGTGCCGCAAATGGGGTAATTATGGTTACTACCAAAAAAAGGTAA
- a CDS encoding helix-turn-helix transcriptional regulator, producing MEQELESKNRELANAAMNIVYKNEMLNNLHHELTNLNDSNGNKLSNDQIRKVSKLIDEAHNDDRDWDLFEKSFNEAHENFFKKLKAEYPELVPNDLKLCAYLRLNMSSKEIASLLNISTRGVEIRRYRLRKKLNLPTTKNLTEFLLEV from the coding sequence TTGGAGCAAGAACTTGAAAGTAAAAATAGAGAATTGGCAAATGCTGCAATGAATATCGTCTACAAAAATGAAATGCTCAATAATTTACACCATGAGCTAACTAACCTTAATGATTCAAATGGGAATAAATTAAGTAATGATCAAATCCGAAAAGTAAGTAAGCTTATAGATGAAGCTCATAATGATGACAGAGATTGGGATCTGTTTGAAAAGAGTTTTAATGAAGCTCATGAGAACTTCTTTAAAAAACTAAAGGCTGAATATCCTGAACTTGTCCCTAATGATTTAAAACTTTGTGCTTATTTAAGGTTAAATATGTCTAGTAAAGAAATAGCCTCCTTATTAAATATCAGCACTCGTGGTGTAGAAATCAGAAGGTATAGGTTAAGAAAAAAATTGAACCTACCTACAACAAAAAATCTAACAGAATTTCTCCTCGAAGTATAG
- a CDS encoding triple tyrosine motif-containing protein, whose product MQANYTGIGLMQAGNGITSLKQFSFKKDPIRNIMQIGPRDFWLSNNQNIFSFKLSQDYLNATEFKIENNGLPKDTKLHGIYNLSNNVVFASDSGFYLFDNILKVFKPYEELNVQLSTFKNANKVIPINANAYWFIKKSHIAKIQFLSDGKLKIDSSSWNSLKGRMMNDYEQVLNVDERLSLIGLDNGFALYFNQYPVQQNLPKPIITSIWNTTDEPISLYENLEIPNNKNNIRFSFASPWYSSAPLKYQFYLDGYSENWSNWEELAFKDFTNLPFGKYVFQVRSITPNGTQSEITSVNFKILPPWYLSWPAIICYIILIFLIVYFGKKWYENRLMAHQRKLKKKLLEEQEERMAREAAATEKKLISLKKHSIGART is encoded by the coding sequence TTGCAAGCGAATTATACAGGTATAGGTCTAATGCAAGCCGGTAACGGTATAACATCCTTGAAGCAATTTTCCTTTAAAAAAGATCCAATTCGAAATATCATGCAAATTGGACCTCGGGATTTTTGGCTGAGCAACAATCAGAACATTTTTAGTTTTAAACTTAGCCAAGATTACCTAAATGCTACGGAGTTCAAAATTGAAAATAACGGGTTGCCAAAAGATACAAAGTTGCATGGTATCTATAATTTGTCAAACAATGTAGTCTTTGCAAGTGATTCAGGTTTTTATTTGTTCGATAATATCTTAAAAGTATTTAAGCCATATGAGGAGCTGAATGTGCAATTATCAACTTTTAAAAATGCAAACAAGGTAATTCCAATAAATGCAAATGCATATTGGTTTATTAAAAAATCACATATTGCTAAAATACAGTTCCTTTCTGATGGAAAACTTAAAATCGATTCCAGTTCATGGAATTCATTAAAAGGTAGGATGATGAATGATTATGAACAGGTCTTGAACGTTGATGAAAGATTATCTCTTATTGGTCTTGACAATGGTTTTGCACTCTATTTTAACCAATATCCAGTTCAACAAAATTTGCCAAAACCAATTATTACAAGTATTTGGAATACAACGGATGAACCGATTTCACTTTATGAAAACCTTGAAATACCCAACAATAAAAACAATATCCGGTTTTCTTTTGCTTCGCCATGGTATTCTTCTGCCCCATTAAAATATCAGTTCTATTTAGATGGATACTCAGAAAATTGGTCTAATTGGGAAGAATTAGCTTTTAAAGACTTCACAAACCTGCCATTCGGAAAATATGTGTTCCAAGTTAGATCAATAACACCAAATGGAACTCAATCTGAAATTACTTCTGTCAATTTCAAAATTCTGCCGCCTTGGTATTTGAGTTGGCCAGCCATAATATGCTATATCATACTCATATTTTTGATTGTTTACTTCGGCAAGAAATGGTATGAAAACAGATTAATGGCTCACCAAAGAAAATTAAAGAAAAAGCTTTTAGAAGAACAAGAAGAACGTATGGCCAGAGAAGCGGCTGCCACTGAAAAGAAACTTATATCCTTGAAAAAACATTCAATTGGAGCAAGAACTTGA
- a CDS encoding two-component regulator propeller domain-containing protein, which produces MRFDGSIEPWPNEAQDLLKKYQINNGIKLFGNQYAFGTIQNGIIILNQNGEIVQHINKNNGLQNNTVLSLATDKQSNLWVGLDNGIDRIDINSPLYYYSDLTGNIGTVYSSIIFNEKIYLGTNQGLFVSDWQGVNKYKSLSFKLFPTQKVKFGNWKIFQDSWCVDTTMELLLLKVRD; this is translated from the coding sequence ATGAGATTCGATGGTAGTATTGAACCATGGCCTAATGAAGCTCAGGATTTATTGAAAAAATACCAAATAAACAATGGGATCAAACTTTTCGGAAATCAGTACGCTTTTGGAACGATACAAAATGGAATTATTATCCTGAATCAAAACGGAGAAATAGTTCAGCATATTAACAAAAACAATGGCCTACAGAATAATACCGTCCTGAGTTTAGCTACAGATAAACAATCGAATTTATGGGTGGGTCTTGACAATGGAATTGATCGAATAGATATTAATAGTCCCTTGTATTATTATTCTGATTTAACAGGAAACATCGGAACTGTTTACAGCTCAATTATTTTTAATGAGAAAATCTATCTAGGTACCAATCAAGGATTGTTTGTCAGTGACTGGCAAGGAGTTAACAAATATAAATCATTGAGTTTCAAATTGTTCCCAACTCAGAAGGTCAAGTTTGGAAACTGGAAAATATTTCAGGACAGCTGGTGTGTGGACACAACAATGGAACTTTTATTGTTGAAGGTTCGGGATTGA
- a CDS encoding 4-(cytidine 5'-diphospho)-2-C-methyl-D-erythritol kinase — protein sequence MNCIFWNSDLPADTDNLCLKAFRLLEKDFDINPVKIHLLKNIPIGAGLGGGSSDASSTLELLNDYFVLKIEKDRLKKYAAQLGADCPFFIDNKAMYAEGIGTELSEISLDLSAYKNCRNQTRYSYFHC from the coding sequence TTGAATTGCATATTTTGGAATTCAGACCTGCCTGCGGACACAGATAACCTCTGTTTAAAAGCGTTCAGATTACTTGAAAAAGACTTTGATATTAATCCTGTTAAGATCCATCTCCTTAAAAACATTCCTATTGGTGCTGGCTTAGGTGGCGGTTCTTCGGATGCTAGCAGTACGCTCGAACTTTTGAACGATTATTTCGTACTCAAAATAGAGAAGGATAGGTTAAAGAAATATGCTGCCCAATTAGGTGCAGATTGTCCGTTCTTCATAGACAATAAAGCAATGTACGCTGAAGGTATTGGGACTGAACTGAGTGAGATTAGTCTAGACTTAAGTGCATATAAAAATTGTCGTAATCAAACCCGATATTCATATTTCCACTGCTGA
- a CDS encoding GIY-YIG nuclease family protein, which translates to MYILRCSNGSYYTGSTVNLEIRILQHNHGEGSNYTKKHLPVELVYFELFQRIEDAFHREKQYRDGVEKRKNCLLVDFTMI; encoded by the coding sequence ATGTACATTTTACGTTGTTCTAATGGAAGCTATTATACTGGAAGTACGGTGAATTTAGAAATCAGAATATTACAGCATAATCATGGAGAAGGATCGAATTATACTAAAAAGCATTTACCTGTGGAATTAGTTTACTTTGAATTATTCCAAAGAATTGAAGATGCTTTCCACAGAGAAAAACAGTACAGGGATGGAGTAGAAAAAAGAAAGAATTGCTTATTAGTGGATTTTACGATGATTTAA
- a CDS encoding LOG family protein has translation MPGGFGTLDEFFETLTLIQTKKISQFPIVVMGMDFHQNIKEHVDRMIIEKTISPEDQDLLLFTDDIQEAAGTYP, from the coding sequence ATGCCAGGCGGTTTCGGAACTTTGGATGAATTTTTCGAAACATTAACCTTGATCCAGACAAAAAAAATATCCCAATTCCCAATCGTCGTAATGGGTATGGATTTCCATCAAAACATTAAAGAACATGTCGACAGGATGATCATTGAAAAGACGATCAGCCCTGAAGACCAGGATCTATTGCTCTTTACCGATGATATCCAAGAAGCAGCTGGCACATATCCTTAA
- a CDS encoding LOG family protein, translating to MSNKFVREEINFLKGARGRWNELKYAFGVVFQFMKGFRTLHFVGPCVTVFGSARFGEDHPYYIQAREISAKLAEQGFTIMTGGGPGIMEAANRGAKDVNGASVGCNIVLPHEQKHNPYMDKFVNIDYFFVRKELLRKIFLCICYYARRFRNFG from the coding sequence ATGAGTAATAAATTTGTACGTGAAGAAATTAACTTCCTTAAAGGTGCCCGCGGACGCTGGAATGAACTAAAATATGCATTTGGTGTAGTCTTTCAGTTTATGAAAGGCTTTAGAACTTTGCATTTTGTTGGCCCATGCGTTACGGTATTTGGTTCTGCTCGATTCGGTGAAGACCATCCATATTATATTCAAGCCCGAGAGATCTCTGCTAAACTAGCCGAACAAGGATTTACCATCATGACCGGCGGCGGTCCTGGAATAATGGAAGCAGCAAATAGAGGTGCAAAAGATGTTAATGGAGCTTCAGTCGGATGTAATATCGTCCTCCCACATGAACAAAAGCATAATCCTTACATGGACAAATTTGTAAACATCGATTATTTCTTTGTCCGTAAAGAATTGCTGCGAAAAATATTCCTTTGCATTTGTTATTATGCCAGGCGGTTTCGGAACTTTGGATGA
- a CDS encoding restriction endonuclease has translation MSSCRLMKTALRRSLTRSGATENEVNMVYESIKTSVYDGISTKELYEMAFNALRGKKNSYAARYSLKKAIRELGPEGFYFEKWIARLFQEDGYEAITGQTVQGHAVSHEIDVVAVKGNEMLAVECKFRNDADAKISVTTPMYFKSRKEDITGISYNFFNQKP, from the coding sequence GTGAGCTCGTGCCGTTTGATGAAAACAGCTCTTCGACGCTCCCTTACTAGATCTGGTGCAACTGAAAATGAGGTTAATATGGTATATGAATCCATTAAAACTTCAGTATATGATGGGATATCTACCAAAGAACTTTATGAAATGGCATTTAATGCCCTAAGGGGTAAAAAAAACTCCTACGCAGCTAGATATAGTCTAAAGAAAGCAATCCGAGAACTTGGTCCTGAAGGGTTTTATTTTGAAAAATGGATTGCAAGATTGTTTCAAGAAGATGGATATGAAGCAATAACTGGCCAGACTGTCCAGGGACATGCAGTAAGTCATGAAATTGATGTAGTTGCGGTCAAAGGAAACGAAATGCTCGCAGTTGAATGCAAATTCAGAAATGATGCAGATGCCAAAATTTCGGTTACGACTCCAATGTATTTCAAATCTAGAAAAGAAGATATAACAGGAATATCCTATAATTTCTTTAATCAGAAACCGTGA
- a CDS encoding YgaP family membrane protein, whose amino-acid sequence MSGILNFAIDKVKTKLDESCELGNVGTSERILSVIAGGFILGMGARKLFKNPITAFSGITLGGALIFRGVTGSCPVKEAIEGKQPEATVIEHRYFVK is encoded by the coding sequence ATGAGCGGTATTTTAAATTTTGCAATCGACAAAGTAAAGACAAAGCTAGATGAGTCCTGTGAATTAGGAAATGTTGGGACCTCGGAGCGTATTTTATCAGTTATAGCTGGTGGTTTTATATTAGGTATGGGAGCTAGAAAGCTATTCAAAAATCCCATTACGGCATTTTCGGGTATCACATTGGGTGGAGCATTAATTTTTAGAGGAGTAACTGGAAGCTGCCCAGTAAAGGAAGCTATTGAAGGCAAACAGCCTGAAGCAACAGTTATTGAACATAGATATTTTGTGAAGTAA
- a CDS encoding SIR2 family NAD-dependent protein deacylase, with translation MKKVVVFTGAGISVESGLPTFRGSDGLWEGHRVEDVATPEAWLKDPELVQAFYNKRRADCLSARPNHAHLKLAELEKDYDIHIITQNIDDLHERAGSSKVLHLHGQITKSQSSINPSLVYDIKGAEIKRGEQCELGSQLRPHVVWFGEAVPNMEQAYKLATEAEVFVTIGTSLQVYPAANLIYETKPNCKLILIDPNAENYNVPPVVHKISEKASVGVDYLAELLAK, from the coding sequence ATGAAAAAAGTAGTTGTATTTACAGGAGCAGGAATTTCGGTAGAGAGCGGTCTTCCGACTTTCCGTGGTTCAGATGGTCTTTGGGAAGGGCATAGAGTTGAAGATGTTGCCACTCCTGAAGCTTGGCTGAAAGATCCAGAATTGGTCCAAGCGTTCTATAATAAGAGAAGGGCGGATTGTCTTTCAGCGCGCCCAAATCATGCTCATCTGAAACTCGCAGAACTCGAAAAAGATTATGACATCCATATCATCACACAAAATATAGATGATCTGCACGAGCGGGCAGGAAGTTCAAAGGTACTGCACTTACATGGTCAGATTACTAAATCCCAATCATCAATTAATCCATCACTTGTTTACGATATTAAAGGAGCAGAAATAAAAAGAGGAGAACAATGTGAATTAGGATCGCAATTGCGTCCACACGTTGTTTGGTTTGGTGAAGCAGTCCCGAATATGGAGCAGGCATATAAGTTGGCGACAGAAGCAGAGGTGTTTGTGACTATTGGAACATCATTGCAAGTTTACCCTGCTGCAAACTTAATTTATGAAACAAAACCAAACTGCAAATTGATTCTTATAGACCCTAATGCAGAAAATTATAATGTACCCCCAGTAGTCCATAAAATATCAGAAAAAGCAAGTGTAGGAGTGGATTATTTGGCAGAATTATTAGCCAAATAA
- the attM gene encoding AttM family quorum-quenching N-acyl homoserine lactonase, with the protein MKKDIRLYMFQTGILKCKENNIKMNASLDPYEIPVPWYLITHPKGNIIIDGGNSVHCAQNPLEHWGGITQVYWPVMDESEGCVEVIKNLGIDISSIKFVLQSHLHLDHTGAIGNFPNATHVVQRKEYEYAFTPDWFAAGGYIRKDFDKPNLKWQFLELNYNDEFDVYGDGVIKIIPTPGHSPGHCSFLITLPNSGSILLTVDAAYTTDHWEEKALPGFLASTVDTVRSVKKLHEYADKYDALVVTGHDPIKWGEFKKGPEEYYN; encoded by the coding sequence ATGAAAAAAGACATCAGACTTTATATGTTTCAAACTGGCATTTTGAAATGTAAAGAGAACAACATCAAAATGAACGCATCCTTAGACCCTTACGAGATTCCTGTTCCATGGTATTTAATTACTCACCCCAAAGGAAATATCATAATAGATGGAGGCAATTCTGTACATTGTGCTCAAAACCCTTTGGAACATTGGGGTGGAATAACACAAGTTTATTGGCCTGTTATGGATGAATCGGAAGGATGTGTTGAAGTCATTAAAAATTTAGGAATAGATATATCTTCCATAAAATTCGTTCTGCAATCTCATCTTCATTTAGATCACACGGGAGCTATTGGAAACTTTCCGAATGCAACACATGTTGTGCAAAGAAAGGAATATGAATATGCATTTACTCCAGATTGGTTTGCTGCAGGTGGATATATCCGTAAGGATTTCGACAAACCCAACTTAAAATGGCAATTCCTAGAGTTGAATTATAATGATGAGTTTGATGTTTACGGGGACGGAGTTATTAAAATCATTCCAACACCTGGACATTCTCCGGGTCACTGTAGCTTTTTAATCACGCTGCCCAATTCAGGCTCCATTCTTTTAACAGTTGATGCTGCCTACACAACAGACCATTGGGAGGAAAAGGCTTTGCCTGGTTTTTTAGCTTCAACTGTTGACACTGTAAGATCAGTAAAGAAACTCCATGAATATGCAGATAAATATGATGCATTGGTAGTCACAGGTCATGATCCTATTAAGTGGGGTGAGTTCAAAAAAGGTCCGGAAGAATATTATAACTAA
- a CDS encoding alcohol dehydrogenase catalytic domain-containing protein produces MKIKAAVLHQSGGHSRPYTESRPLTIEKVEVEKPGKEEVLIKIKAAGLCHSDLSVIDGNRPRLMPMVLGHEASGIITELGEDVKDFEVGDHVVFAFLPSCGRCEYCMSGRAALCNPGAKS; encoded by the coding sequence ATGAAAATCAAAGCAGCGGTTCTCCATCAATCAGGAGGGCATTCACGTCCTTATACTGAATCGAGACCATTAACTATAGAGAAGGTTGAGGTTGAAAAACCTGGGAAGGAAGAAGTTCTAATAAAGATAAAGGCTGCAGGTCTCTGTCATTCAGATCTTTCGGTGATAGACGGTAATCGTCCTCGCCTAATGCCTATGGTGCTTGGCCACGAAGCGTCAGGAATAATTACTGAATTAGGTGAGGATGTTAAAGATTTTGAGGTAGGTGACCATGTTGTTTTTGCGTTTCTGCCATCCTGTGGACGTTGTGAATATTGTATGTCTGGGAGGGCGGCATTATGCAATCCAGGGGCAAAAAGCTAA
- a CDS encoding Glu/Leu/Phe/Val dehydrogenase dimerization domain-containing protein, whose product MSLNFKNFIKLVDQRNPNEPEFLQAVTEVVEDLIPYIIENRADFIDLRILERMVEPERVVSFRVAWLDDKNQIQVNRGYRVQMNSAIGPYKGGLRFAPDVNLSILKFLAFEQVFKNSLTGLPIGGGKGGSDFDPKGKSDNEIMRFCQSFMTELQRHIGSETDVPAGDIGVGTREIGYLFGQYKRLQNNFSGVLTGKGTQWGGSYIRPEATGYGLLYFVQCVLDYNNESIEGKTISISGAGNVAFYAAEKAIQLGAKVITLSNSQGTIYDKDGFTLEKLTYIGTLGRDLAKYAKKYNSQLIMLKRILGNLNVILLYRVLPKMKSMNLMLKNW is encoded by the coding sequence ATGTCCCTTAATTTTAAGAATTTCATTAAGCTAGTAGATCAGCGCAATCCTAACGAGCCTGAGTTTCTACAAGCGGTTACGGAGGTTGTGGAGGATTTAATCCCTTATATTATTGAAAACAGAGCTGATTTTATTGATCTGAGAATCTTGGAGCGTATGGTGGAACCTGAACGTGTAGTTTCATTTCGTGTTGCTTGGTTAGATGACAAAAATCAGATTCAAGTAAATAGAGGATATAGAGTGCAAATGAATTCTGCAATTGGTCCATATAAAGGTGGTCTACGGTTTGCTCCAGATGTCAATTTGAGTATCTTAAAATTTTTGGCATTCGAACAAGTCTTCAAAAATAGCCTGACCGGTTTGCCAATTGGTGGTGGTAAAGGAGGCTCTGACTTTGATCCTAAGGGAAAATCAGATAATGAAATTATGCGTTTCTGCCAAAGTTTTATGACAGAATTGCAAAGACATATTGGTTCTGAAACGGATGTCCCTGCAGGAGACATTGGTGTGGGAACCAGAGAAATCGGATACTTATTCGGCCAATATAAAAGACTACAGAACAATTTCTCAGGTGTATTGACTGGTAAAGGTACCCAATGGGGTGGTTCTTATATTAGACCAGAAGCTACAGGATATGGATTGTTATACTTTGTGCAATGTGTGCTGGATTATAACAACGAATCTATAGAAGGTAAAACAATAAGTATTTCGGGTGCTGGAAATGTGGCATTCTATGCTGCGGAAAAAGCAATACAATTGGGAGCTAAAGTTATAACTCTTTCAAATAGTCAAGGAACAATTTATGATAAGGATGGCTTTACATTAGAAAAATTAACATATATTGGAACATTAGGAAGAGATTTGGCTAAGTATGCGAAAAAATATAATTCGCAACTTATCATGCTAAAGAGAATCCTTGGCAATTTAAATGTGATATTGCTCTACCGTGTGCTACCCAAAATGAAATCAATGAATCTGATGCTAAAAAATTGGTGA
- a CDS encoding pyridoxal-phosphate dependent enzyme, whose amino-acid sequence MKEVNRFDSHLLVSGINRLKLLSFPSPLLYLQGLSNELETPIYIKRDDLTELGCGGNKLRKLEYLLADAKQYEANRIITIGARQSNHARLTAVTAKMMGFDVDLVLKNSVPLDTESYQLNGNLVLDNIVDANIHEIAK is encoded by the coding sequence ATGAAAGAAGTTAACAGATTTGATTCACATCTATTGGTAAGTGGAATTAACAGGTTAAAACTGCTTAGTTTTCCCAGTCCACTTCTCTATTTACAAGGATTGAGCAACGAATTGGAAACACCAATTTATATAAAAAGAGATGATCTTACAGAGTTAGGTTGTGGCGGTAATAAGTTGAGGAAATTAGAATATCTTTTGGCGGACGCCAAACAGTACGAAGCCAATCGCATTATCACAATAGGAGCCAGGCAATCAAATCACGCACGCTTAACTGCTGTTACCGCAAAGATGATGGGATTTGATGTAGATTTGGTCCTAAAGAATTCGGTACCGCTCGATACTGAGAGTTACCAACTGAATGGAAACTTAGTTTTAGATAATATCGTGGATGCAAACATTCACGAAATAGCAAAATGA
- a CDS encoding pyridoxal-phosphate dependent enzyme, whose amino-acid sequence MNNLTKHYETVGDKVYFIPVGGSNTIGGLGYARAVYEIEDQSKDLDVDFKHITLASGSGGTHAGLIAGYEILGKKTFIQAYNVQPDREVILDETKNITEGILNLFDLSMQSQGIEYRLSNDYVGEGYGIPNEQTLQTIKHLAKTEGVFLDPVYTGKAFTGMVEDIKKGRFPKGEPILFIHTGGIPGIFGYQNWF is encoded by the coding sequence ATCAATAACCTAACGAAACATTATGAAACAGTTGGAGACAAGGTATACTTTATCCCTGTTGGGGGTTCCAATACCATTGGAGGTTTAGGATATGCAAGAGCTGTTTACGAAATTGAGGATCAATCCAAGGATCTAGATGTTGATTTTAAGCATATCACTTTGGCAAGTGGGTCTGGAGGTACTCATGCAGGTTTAATTGCTGGGTATGAGATTTTAGGTAAAAAAACATTCATTCAAGCTTATAATGTCCAGCCAGATAGAGAGGTTATATTGGATGAAACCAAAAATATCACTGAAGGAATTTTAAACTTGTTTGATTTATCAATGCAATCTCAGGGAATTGAATATAGATTGAGCAATGATTATGTGGGAGAGGGTTACGGAATTCCAAATGAGCAAACACTACAGACTATTAAACATTTAGCAAAAACCGAAGGTGTATTTCTGGATCCTGTGTATACTGGAAAGGCTTTTACAGGAATGGTTGAAGATATCAAGAAAGGTCGGTTTCCGAAAGGAGAGCCGATTCTTTTCATCCATACCGGGGGGATTCCGGGCATATTTGGCTACCAGAATTGGTTTTAA
- a CDS encoding sugar phosphate isomerase/epimerase family protein: MHRKDFIKSMGILGATIVGSNAIANTLSLTSNPLKIKKGLGYYMIKEDLSVLDKFKLVKDLGFDGIEFNTPLDIPIKELLDARDKTGIEIPSTVNKDHWGKPLSDPDPAIRKYTIESVAKSLEETKELGGDTVLVVPGVVSDSVSYKTAYDNALDSIRKLIPYAEKTGIQIGIENVWNNLILSPIEAKDFLDKINHPLVGWYFDLGNILRYGWPEHWLEVLGNKVFKLHVKDFSKKVMNEQGMGKGFSVELTEGDVNWAKVMQTIKSINYQGEYMTLEVGSGDRTFLKKVSEQLDKIIKS; this comes from the coding sequence ATGCATCGTAAAGATTTCATTAAATCAATGGGTATCCTTGGAGCAACAATTGTTGGATCTAATGCCATAGCAAATACATTATCATTAACTTCTAATCCTTTGAAAATAAAGAAAGGTTTGGGTTATTACATGATCAAGGAAGATCTGTCCGTTCTTGATAAATTCAAACTGGTAAAAGACCTTGGTTTTGACGGAATTGAATTCAATACTCCGTTAGATATTCCCATTAAAGAACTTTTAGATGCTCGAGACAAAACAGGTATAGAAATACCAAGTACTGTTAACAAGGATCATTGGGGCAAACCTTTATCTGATCCTGATCCTGCTATTAGGAAATATACGATAGAATCTGTAGCAAAATCATTGGAAGAAACGAAAGAGCTTGGTGGAGACACAGTTTTAGTAGTACCTGGTGTAGTTAGTGATTCCGTATCCTATAAAACAGCCTATGATAATGCACTGGATTCCATTAGAAAGTTGATTCCTTATGCTGAAAAGACCGGCATTCAAATCGGGATTGAAAACGTTTGGAATAATTTGATACTAAGTCCTATTGAAGCGAAGGATTTTCTAGACAAAATAAACCATCCATTAGTTGGGTGGTATTTTGACTTAGGTAATATTTTGAGGTATGGATGGCCAGAGCATTGGCTTGAAGTATTGGGTAATAAAGTGTTCAAGCTTCATGTTAAAGACTTCAGTAAAAAAGTGATGAATGAGCAGGGGATGGGTAAGGGTTTTTCTGTGGAATTGACGGAGGGAGATGTGAATTGGGCTAAGGTAATGCAGACAATAAAATCCATCAATTATCAAGGTGAATATATGACCCTTGAAGTTGGTTCTGGGGACCGCACTTTTCTTAAAAAGGTTTCAGAACAATTAGATAAAATTATAAAATCATAA